A portion of the Adhaeribacter radiodurans genome contains these proteins:
- a CDS encoding GNAT family N-acetyltransferase, with amino-acid sequence MIEDKKTDVPQVNNLPGSDDQFVIKVATAEDTIWAQTICDEMESSAKSRGTGIAKRSPEYIKLKMLEGKAVVALSKDGEWAGFCYIETWGHGEYVANSGLIVSPKFRKGGLAKKIKLEVFALSRRKYPAAKIFGLTTGLAVMKINSDLGYRPVTYSELTNDEEFWKGCRSCVNFEILTLKERKNCLCTAMLYDPAQDRERKFNTLLSDTEDSSSDL; translated from the coding sequence ATGATTGAAGATAAAAAAACTGATGTTCCTCAGGTTAACAATCTTCCTGGGTCAGACGATCAGTTTGTTATAAAAGTAGCCACTGCGGAGGATACTATTTGGGCGCAAACCATTTGCGACGAAATGGAATCATCTGCTAAATCGCGAGGCACTGGTATTGCCAAACGCTCACCCGAATACATAAAACTCAAAATGCTGGAAGGAAAGGCCGTTGTTGCACTTAGCAAAGATGGTGAGTGGGCGGGCTTTTGCTACATCGAAACTTGGGGGCATGGCGAGTACGTGGCTAACTCGGGGTTAATTGTTTCTCCAAAATTCCGAAAAGGTGGGTTGGCTAAAAAAATTAAGCTGGAAGTTTTTGCGCTCTCGCGCCGTAAATATCCCGCTGCAAAAATATTTGGGCTAACCACCGGTTTAGCCGTAATGAAAATTAATTCAGATTTAGGCTACCGTCCGGTTACGTACTCCGAACTAACCAACGACGAAGAATTCTGGAAAGGTTGCCGGAGCTGCGTTAATTTTGAAATTTTAACTTTAAAAGAGCGCAAAAACTGCTTGTGCACGGCTATGCTTTATGATCCGGCCCAAGATAGGGAACGTAAATTTAACACTCTGCTCAGCGATACCGAAGATTCTTCTTCCGATTTATAA
- a CDS encoding tetratricopeptide repeat protein, with the protein MKKLLLTAVAVVSMQMAMAQKSEVTNAILSLKNGTLDKAKTSIDKAVVHEKTANDPKAWFTKGEVYSAYIENPIFGKQVPNAVEEAYQAYDKAIALDKDGEWGKQAAAKKDNLYAGAFNNAVNAYNDKRYDEAIKAYTMAQNIRPQDTTAFVYAAYAAEAKQDYALAKENYKKLLAMNHKTPMVYSRLIYFARDVDKNEAETASLLQDAVKQFPNNKDFMLEELNLYIKAGKGKEAISKIENAVKVDPNNANLYNVLGSIYDQTGEKDKARQSYESALKIDPANFDANFNMGVYYYNKGADINNKLSKLSAANQQKSGAKYAADSKQSFNAAIPYFEAAHKSNPNDASTMETLAKVYIQTGRTKDAEAMNKKMDAAKK; encoded by the coding sequence ATGAAAAAACTTTTGTTAACTGCCGTTGCCGTCGTGAGTATGCAAATGGCAATGGCCCAAAAATCTGAAGTTACAAATGCGATATTGTCTTTGAAGAATGGGACCTTAGATAAAGCAAAAACTTCGATTGATAAAGCTGTTGTGCACGAAAAAACAGCGAACGACCCCAAAGCTTGGTTTACCAAAGGAGAAGTTTATTCCGCTTACATCGAAAACCCTATTTTTGGCAAGCAAGTACCCAATGCTGTAGAAGAAGCTTACCAGGCTTATGATAAAGCTATTGCTTTAGACAAAGATGGCGAGTGGGGCAAGCAGGCAGCAGCCAAAAAAGATAATTTGTACGCTGGTGCATTTAACAATGCGGTAAATGCGTATAATGATAAGCGGTACGACGAAGCTATTAAAGCTTATACCATGGCGCAGAATATTCGTCCGCAAGATACCACTGCTTTTGTATATGCCGCTTACGCCGCCGAAGCCAAGCAAGATTATGCACTGGCTAAAGAAAACTACAAAAAGCTTTTAGCAATGAATCATAAAACGCCTATGGTATACAGCCGTTTGATTTATTTTGCTAGAGACGTAGATAAAAACGAGGCTGAAACTGCTTCTTTATTACAGGATGCTGTAAAGCAATTTCCTAATAATAAAGATTTTATGTTAGAAGAGTTAAACTTGTACATTAAAGCAGGTAAAGGCAAGGAAGCTATTTCTAAAATCGAAAATGCAGTTAAAGTTGATCCGAATAACGCCAATTTATATAATGTTTTAGGATCGATTTATGATCAAACCGGCGAAAAAGATAAAGCTCGCCAGAGTTACGAATCGGCTCTTAAAATTGATCCGGCTAACTTTGACGCTAACTTTAATATGGGCGTTTATTACTACAATAAAGGAGCCGATATTAACAATAAATTAAGTAAATTAAGTGCTGCTAATCAGCAAAAATCCGGAGCTAAATATGCTGCCGATAGCAAGCAAAGCTTTAATGCCGCTATTCCTTACTTCGAAGCTGCGCATAAATCAAATCCAAACGATGCCAGCACCATGGAAACATTAGCTAAAGTGTACATTCAAACTGGCCGCACCAAAGATGCCGAAGCCATGAATAAAAAAATGGACGCTGCTAAAAAATAA
- a CDS encoding prephenate dehydrogenase: MKLCIIGIGLLGGSFALGLKETIPDLTVIGVDNNPEHARKALDLKIVEQIMPLEAAVSIADLVALASPVNAIVALLPRVLDLVAPSAVVIDFGSTKELICSAVQHHPKRDQFVAVHPIAGTEYSGPEAAFATLLKEKTMIICEPEKSSPTALTLIKELCHNLEMRVSYMDATSHDLHLAYVSHLSHISSFALGITVLEKEKNEQNIFDMAGSGFSSTVRLAKSSPDMWAPIFTQNGRNISEALRNYIEILQNFKEIIDNQDEKKSYALMQEANEIRRILQGIK; encoded by the coding sequence ATGAAGCTTTGTATTATAGGAATTGGCTTATTGGGAGGTTCGTTTGCTTTAGGCTTAAAAGAAACCATACCTGATCTTACCGTTATTGGAGTAGATAATAATCCGGAGCATGCGCGAAAAGCTTTGGATTTAAAAATTGTTGAACAAATTATGCCGTTGGAGGCAGCTGTATCCATTGCAGATTTAGTTGCTTTAGCATCCCCGGTAAATGCCATTGTAGCATTGCTCCCACGGGTCTTGGATTTAGTTGCACCTTCGGCTGTAGTAATTGATTTTGGCTCTACCAAAGAGTTGATATGTTCGGCCGTCCAGCATCATCCCAAACGGGACCAATTTGTAGCCGTTCACCCCATTGCGGGTACAGAGTATTCTGGTCCGGAAGCAGCCTTTGCCACCTTGCTGAAGGAAAAAACTATGATAATCTGCGAACCGGAAAAAAGCAGCCCCACCGCCTTAACTTTAATTAAAGAGCTGTGTCATAATCTAGAAATGCGGGTTAGTTACATGGATGCTACTTCGCATGATTTACATTTGGCTTACGTTTCGCACCTAAGCCATATTAGTTCCTTTGCGCTTGGTATTACGGTTTTAGAAAAAGAAAAAAACGAACAAAATATCTTTGATATGGCGGGCAGCGGTTTTTCTTCCACGGTTCGTTTGGCTAAAAGTTCGCCAGATATGTGGGCTCCAATTTTTACCCAAAATGGTAGAAATATTTCCGAGGCACTTCGTAATTACATCGAAATTTTGCAGAATTTTAAAGAAATAATCGACAACCAGGATGAGAAAAAAAGCTACGCCCTTATGCAGGAAGCCAACGAAATCCGCCGCATTTTGCAAGGAATTAAATAA
- a CDS encoding DUF1553 domain-containing protein, which translates to MNNKHFLFGVVTVLLLSLGSCSEPDLPPEVEKAMTQVPAKVDYNLHVKPILSDRCFACHGPDKNKQKGGLRLDLVEAYQKENKDTGRKALVPGNLAKSEVFHRIISTDPEYLMPTPESHLQLSPEEKAILIKWIKDGAEYKPHWSLVVPQKAPLPTIKKKNWVKNSIDYFVLNKLEEKGLQPNPEASKETLIRRVSFDLTGLPPTIAEIDAFLADKTPQAYERVVNRLLQSPHFGERLAVDWLDVARYADTHGYQDDGLRNAYPWRDWVISAFNRNIPYDKFITYQLAGDLLPQPTREQLIATCFLRNHPQSQEGGIVDEEYRTEYVADRVNTFGKAFLAQSTECARCHDHKYDPISQKNYYELSAFFNSNNETGEIPYTGEASPSLILTKPEAEEKLYFIRTKLKPLEDKQLQKSNFESDFEKWLQKAKENPAKYINSKLGLLGYFSFDEKIPTNKIKTTLNAHYTSGEKDRNPTAYSGKYGQAVKVDGDMGVEFSKELTFDRYEPFSISVWVNVLKPGEQGPLFNRTNGELDNWRGYLCSLNKDGTLSLKFVHVYPANAIEVQTIQKLAPQSWHHLALIYDGSSKATGIKFYLDGKLTNVKVINDDLKQSLLYAKDKINWGIQNFKLGQASIKSISNVAFDEFRAYNRQLAALEVQQLAGEKNLIQTLLTKPVISLSDEQKDQLREYYLLNFDPQYGSLQKELMKARSRENELLTNQEEVMVYKELPKARATFLLDRGAYDAPKEQVHPNTPEKILAFDRKLPQNRLGLAKWLLSKEQPLFPRVVVNRYWQQCFGQGIVKTAEDFGNQGELPTHPELLDYLAVTFRESNWNVKALLKMMVLSATYRQSSVPTAENKAKDPDNKLFSRAPSYRLSAEMIRDNALTASGLLTPKVGGKSVYPYQPAGIWEALATRNATHYETSKGLDLYRRSLYTVWKRSSPHPAMINFDVPDRYMCSVRRQKTSTPLQALVLMNDVQYIEAARVLGERMIREGGSTPEQRISYAFRALTSRRPRPDELTILKDLYQQEYADFINNKARTEKLLQEGEYPRDKKLAAAEVATCAVVANTLMNFDEFVVKR; encoded by the coding sequence ATGAATAACAAGCATTTCTTATTTGGGGTAGTTACCGTTTTGTTGCTGTCGCTGGGCAGTTGCAGCGAGCCGGACTTACCGCCCGAAGTAGAAAAAGCTATGACCCAGGTTCCGGCTAAAGTTGATTATAACCTACACGTAAAACCTATCTTATCGGATCGTTGCTTTGCCTGCCACGGGCCGGACAAAAACAAGCAAAAAGGAGGATTACGGCTGGATTTAGTAGAGGCTTACCAAAAAGAAAATAAAGATACCGGGCGTAAAGCTTTAGTACCAGGTAACTTGGCAAAAAGTGAAGTGTTTCACCGGATTATCAGTACTGATCCGGAATATTTAATGCCTACTCCTGAATCGCATTTGCAATTAAGTCCGGAAGAAAAGGCCATTTTAATTAAATGGATTAAAGACGGTGCCGAATACAAGCCGCATTGGTCATTGGTAGTACCTCAAAAAGCGCCTTTACCTACCATTAAGAAGAAAAATTGGGTTAAAAATTCCATAGATTATTTTGTTTTAAACAAGCTTGAAGAAAAAGGCTTACAACCAAACCCGGAAGCTTCCAAGGAAACTTTAATCCGGCGGGTATCTTTTGACTTAACGGGTTTGCCGCCCACTATTGCCGAAATAGATGCTTTTTTGGCGGATAAAACACCCCAGGCCTACGAGCGAGTGGTAAACCGATTATTACAATCTCCGCATTTCGGGGAGCGCCTGGCCGTAGATTGGCTGGATGTAGCTCGTTATGCCGATACGCACGGCTACCAGGACGATGGATTGCGCAACGCTTATCCCTGGCGCGATTGGGTAATCTCTGCTTTTAACCGCAATATCCCGTACGATAAATTTATTACTTACCAATTAGCGGGCGATTTACTACCTCAACCTACGCGTGAACAATTAATTGCCACCTGTTTTTTACGTAATCATCCGCAAAGTCAGGAGGGTGGCATTGTAGACGAAGAATACCGAACAGAATACGTAGCCGATCGGGTGAACACGTTTGGTAAAGCTTTTTTAGCCCAAAGCACGGAATGCGCCCGGTGCCACGATCATAAGTACGATCCAATTTCCCAGAAGAACTATTACGAATTATCGGCTTTTTTTAATAGTAATAACGAAACCGGCGAAATACCTTATACCGGCGAAGCCAGCCCGAGTTTAATATTAACTAAACCCGAAGCCGAAGAGAAGTTATACTTTATCCGGACTAAGCTAAAGCCGTTGGAAGATAAACAATTACAAAAAAGTAATTTCGAATCAGATTTTGAAAAGTGGTTACAAAAGGCAAAGGAGAATCCGGCTAAGTATATTAACAGTAAGTTGGGGCTTTTAGGCTATTTTTCTTTCGACGAGAAAATTCCTACTAATAAAATTAAAACTACTTTAAACGCTCATTATACCAGCGGCGAAAAAGACCGGAACCCAACAGCTTATTCGGGCAAATACGGCCAGGCAGTTAAAGTCGACGGGGATATGGGAGTAGAGTTCAGCAAAGAATTAACCTTCGACCGCTATGAACCATTTAGTATTAGTGTTTGGGTGAATGTTTTAAAACCAGGTGAGCAAGGTCCGCTCTTTAACCGCACAAACGGCGAACTCGATAATTGGCGCGGGTATCTCTGTAGCTTGAATAAAGATGGTACTTTATCCCTTAAATTTGTGCATGTTTATCCGGCAAATGCTATAGAGGTACAAACCATTCAAAAATTAGCGCCACAATCCTGGCACCACCTGGCGCTTATTTACGATGGCAGCAGCAAAGCTACAGGCATCAAGTTTTACCTGGATGGTAAGCTCACCAATGTAAAAGTAATTAACGACGACCTAAAGCAAAGTTTACTATACGCCAAAGACAAAATTAACTGGGGTATTCAAAACTTTAAACTCGGTCAGGCATCTATCAAGTCTATTTCGAATGTAGCTTTTGATGAGTTTAGAGCTTATAACCGGCAATTGGCTGCTTTGGAGGTACAACAATTGGCTGGGGAAAAAAATCTTATTCAAACTTTACTGACTAAACCTGTTATAAGCCTTTCAGACGAACAAAAGGATCAATTACGGGAATATTATTTACTAAACTTTGATCCGCAATACGGTTCTCTGCAAAAAGAATTAATGAAAGCCCGTAGCCGCGAAAACGAGCTGCTCACCAATCAGGAAGAGGTAATGGTTTACAAGGAATTACCAAAAGCACGTGCCACTTTTCTATTAGACCGAGGTGCGTACGATGCGCCTAAAGAACAAGTGCACCCAAACACACCGGAAAAAATTTTAGCATTCGACAGGAAATTACCTCAAAACCGTTTAGGATTAGCTAAATGGTTATTAAGCAAAGAACAACCATTATTTCCGCGAGTGGTAGTAAATCGTTACTGGCAACAATGTTTTGGACAGGGCATTGTAAAAACAGCCGAAGATTTTGGTAACCAAGGTGAATTACCTACCCATCCTGAATTGCTGGATTACTTAGCCGTTACTTTCCGGGAAAGCAACTGGAACGTAAAAGCTTTGCTAAAAATGATGGTACTATCGGCTACTTACCGGCAATCGTCGGTACCTACGGCGGAGAATAAGGCCAAAGATCCGGATAATAAATTATTCAGTCGGGCACCTTCGTACCGTTTAAGCGCCGAAATGATTCGCGACAATGCCTTAACTGCCAGCGGTTTGTTAACGCCCAAGGTAGGGGGTAAAAGTGTGTACCCGTATCAACCGGCGGGTATCTGGGAAGCTTTAGCTACCCGAAATGCTACGCATTACGAAACCAGTAAAGGACTGGATTTGTACCGCCGGAGTTTGTACACCGTTTGGAAGCGCAGTTCGCCCCACCCCGCTATGATTAACTTTGATGTGCCCGACCGCTATATGTGTAGTGTACGCCGTCAGAAAACCAGCACTCCTTTGCAAGCTTTGGTATTAATGAACGATGTGCAATACATAGAGGCAGCTCGGGTTTTAGGTGAACGCATGATTCGGGAAGGTGGTTCTACGCCGGAACAACGCATTTCGTATGCTTTCCGGGCTCTAACCAGTCGCCGACCTCGACCGGATGAATTAACCATACTAAAAGATTTATACCAACAGGAGTACGCTGATTTTATAAATAATAAAGCTCGTACCGAAAAATTACTACAAGAAGGAGAGTACCCACGAGATAAAAAATTAGCTGCCGCTGAGGTAGCTACTTGTGCCGTTGTAGCCAATACTCTCATGAATTTTGATGAATTTGTTGTGAAGCGTTAA
- the gyrA gene encoding DNA gyrase subunit A has protein sequence MTEGERIIPINIEDEMRGAYIDYSMSVIVSRALPDVRDGLKPVHRRVLYGMSELGVTYNKAYKKSARIVGEVLGKYHPHGDSSVYDTMVRMAQDWSLRYPLVDGQGNFGSIDGDFPAAMRYTEARLKRIADELLGDLDKNTVDFIPNFDDSLKEPSVMPAKLPNLLINGTSGIAVGMATNMAPHNLNEVVNGIIAYIDNHEVTIAELMQHITAPDFPTGGTIYGYEGVRSAYETGRGRVIVRAKATFETTPSGKEQIIVSEIPYMVNKAAMIEKTAALINEKKIEGISDLRDESDRDGLRVVYDLKRDAMPNVVLNNLYKYTQLQSSFGVNNVALVNGRPLTLNLKDLIRYFVEHRHEVVIRRTEFELGEARKRAHILEGLLIALDHLDEVIALIRSSRDPDVARVGLMERFQLSEIQARAILDMRLQRLTGLERDRLTKEYEEIKQLITRLEEILASEELRMQIIKDELIEVRDRYGDPRRTNVEMSSSDFSMEDMIPDESMVITISHDGYIKRTALTEYRSQSRGGVGSRGVAASKQDDFTEHLFIANTHNYMLLFTESGKVFWLKVYEIPEGSKTAKGRAIQNLINIEKEDKVRAVINVHDLKNPDYVLNNYLIFCTEQGTIKKTPLESYSRPRLNGINAITINDGDRLLDVRLTNGSNDIVLALKSGRAVRFNEDKVRSMGRNAAGVRGVTLANEKDKVVGMVCLSDPNMNLLVVSEKGFGKRSPLEEYRITNRGGKGVTTLKITEKTGSLVAIHGVIDSDDLMIINRSGITIRLRVSDLRVIGRATQGVRLIKINEGDEISSVAKIEYEDKTEIVLNQSELPADESLNPDLTDPDLINEN, from the coding sequence ATGACAGAAGGCGAACGAATAATACCTATTAATATTGAAGATGAAATGCGGGGAGCGTACATCGACTACTCGATGTCCGTTATTGTTTCCCGAGCCTTACCAGACGTACGCGACGGCTTGAAACCCGTGCATCGCCGCGTTTTATACGGTATGTCGGAGTTAGGCGTAACTTACAATAAAGCATATAAAAAATCAGCCAGAATTGTAGGCGAGGTACTCGGTAAATATCACCCCCACGGCGATTCTTCTGTGTACGACACTATGGTGCGGATGGCTCAGGATTGGTCGTTACGTTACCCTTTAGTTGATGGCCAAGGTAACTTTGGTTCTATTGACGGCGATTTTCCGGCAGCGATGCGGTATACGGAAGCCCGGCTAAAACGTATTGCGGACGAACTCCTGGGAGACTTAGATAAAAATACTGTTGATTTCATTCCAAATTTCGACGATTCTTTAAAGGAGCCGAGCGTTATGCCGGCCAAATTACCGAATTTATTGATAAACGGTACTTCCGGAATTGCGGTAGGTATGGCTACCAATATGGCGCCTCATAATTTAAACGAAGTAGTAAACGGTATTATCGCCTACATTGATAATCACGAAGTTACTATTGCGGAGTTAATGCAACACATAACAGCACCTGACTTTCCTACTGGTGGTACTATTTATGGGTACGAGGGCGTTCGGTCTGCTTACGAAACAGGTCGTGGACGGGTAATTGTTCGGGCTAAAGCTACATTTGAAACTACTCCTTCCGGTAAGGAGCAAATCATAGTTTCAGAAATTCCTTATATGGTTAATAAAGCGGCCATGATTGAAAAAACGGCAGCTTTAATTAACGAAAAGAAAATAGAAGGTATTTCAGATTTACGCGATGAATCGGATCGTGATGGCTTGCGCGTGGTATACGATTTGAAGCGTGATGCGATGCCAAACGTAGTTCTGAATAACCTATATAAATACACGCAATTACAATCATCTTTTGGGGTAAACAACGTGGCACTGGTTAACGGTCGGCCACTCACACTTAACCTGAAAGATCTGATTCGGTACTTTGTGGAACACCGCCACGAAGTAGTTATTCGCCGGACAGAGTTTGAGTTAGGCGAAGCCAGAAAGCGGGCTCATATTTTGGAAGGCTTACTTATTGCCTTAGATCACCTGGATGAAGTAATTGCCTTAATTCGTTCGTCGCGTGATCCGGATGTGGCCCGGGTTGGCTTAATGGAGCGTTTTCAGTTATCTGAAATTCAGGCGAGAGCTATTTTAGATATGCGTTTGCAGCGTTTAACCGGTTTAGAGCGGGATAGACTTACGAAAGAGTACGAAGAAATTAAGCAGTTGATAACTCGGTTAGAAGAAATTCTGGCTAGTGAAGAATTGCGGATGCAAATCATTAAAGACGAACTGATTGAAGTTCGCGACCGCTACGGAGATCCGCGCCGCACCAACGTGGAAATGTCGTCGAGCGATTTTTCCATGGAAGATATGATTCCGGATGAGAGCATGGTTATTACCATTTCGCACGATGGTTATATTAAGCGGACCGCTTTAACCGAATACCGTAGCCAGAGCCGCGGTGGAGTAGGTTCTCGCGGAGTAGCAGCCTCTAAACAAGACGATTTTACCGAACACTTATTTATTGCCAATACGCATAATTACATGTTGCTCTTCACTGAGTCGGGTAAGGTGTTCTGGCTGAAAGTTTATGAAATACCGGAAGGCAGTAAAACAGCTAAAGGACGCGCCATTCAAAACCTGATTAACATTGAGAAAGAGGACAAAGTACGGGCAGTAATTAACGTGCACGATTTAAAAAATCCGGATTACGTTTTAAATAATTACTTGATTTTCTGTACTGAGCAAGGTACCATTAAAAAGACCCCGTTGGAATCTTACTCCAGACCTCGTTTAAACGGTATTAATGCAATCACAATAAACGACGGGGACAGATTATTAGATGTGCGTTTAACCAACGGCTCTAACGATATTGTACTGGCACTAAAATCAGGTCGGGCCGTACGATTTAACGAAGACAAAGTACGCTCTATGGGCCGGAATGCAGCCGGAGTGAGAGGCGTTACTTTAGCTAACGAAAAAGACAAAGTAGTGGGAATGGTTTGCTTAAGCGATCCAAACATGAACTTGCTGGTAGTTTCGGAAAAAGGCTTTGGTAAACGGTCGCCGTTAGAAGAATACCGCATTACAAACCGCGGCGGTAAAGGGGTAACAACTTTAAAAATTACCGAAAAAACCGGCAGCCTCGTTGCTATTCACGGAGTTATTGATTCAGACGATTTAATGATTATTAACCGTTCGGGTATAACCATCCGGCTACGGGTAAGTGATTTGCGGGTAATTGGCCGCGCTACGCAAGGTGTACGGTTAATTAAAATAAACGAAGGCGATGAAATTTCATCGGTAGCAAAAATCGAATACGAAGATAAAACCGAAATTGTCCTGAATCAGTCGGAGTTGCCAGCCGATGAATCTTTAAATCCGGATTTAACCGATCCGGATTTAATCAATGAAAATTAA
- a CDS encoding c-type cytochrome domain-containing protein — protein MVENLIQFFGRLHPLIVHLPIGILMLAIALQLLVNFAKYARFREFLPLLWFAGFISGVMACLAGFMLKQDGGYDEEAVDLHQFLGIALTLLTGFVFLIQSQRFPQKLLVPGVLLATLFLIGTGHYGGNLTHGEDYLSQPLTALMGQTPAKKIRKPITNLNEAVVYADLVEPVLEQKCYQCHSSKKQKGDLRLDSPENILKGGEHGKIIIGGKADESDIYKRLILPEEDDDRMPPKGKPQLTESEVQLIHWWIEQGAGDFNKKVAEVPQDDKVKIVLSSLTKEADPKNSVAEIPEIPKAKVKLPDNSVLQQIKNLGVVVSPLTRDNSYVALNMVNAPNFSDADIQLLAKLSDNIIWLDMSETKITDNGLVHLKKLKNLTRLSLDQTAVSDAGLSAIQSLTHLKYLNLYGTKVTDQGLKILASCKSLKSIYLWQTKVTSQGVAALQKQVGQEVEINFGTDTL, from the coding sequence ATGGTAGAAAATCTGATCCAGTTTTTTGGTCGATTACATCCTTTAATTGTGCATTTGCCTATAGGCATTCTGATGCTGGCTATTGCCTTGCAACTGCTGGTTAATTTTGCGAAGTACGCGCGTTTTCGGGAATTTTTGCCATTGTTGTGGTTTGCTGGTTTTATTTCGGGTGTAATGGCTTGCCTGGCTGGCTTTATGTTAAAGCAAGACGGAGGCTACGACGAAGAAGCCGTAGATTTACATCAGTTTTTAGGTATTGCTTTAACTTTACTTACGGGTTTTGTTTTTTTAATCCAATCGCAACGTTTTCCGCAGAAACTACTTGTACCCGGTGTTTTGTTAGCTACTTTATTCCTGATAGGTACCGGGCACTATGGCGGTAACTTAACCCACGGCGAAGATTATTTATCTCAACCCTTGACCGCCTTAATGGGGCAAACGCCTGCTAAAAAAATACGCAAGCCTATTACCAACTTAAACGAAGCCGTAGTATACGCCGATTTAGTAGAGCCGGTACTCGAACAAAAATGCTATCAATGCCATAGTTCCAAAAAGCAAAAAGGGGATTTGCGGTTAGATTCACCGGAAAATATCCTAAAAGGTGGTGAACACGGCAAAATTATCATTGGTGGTAAAGCCGATGAAAGTGATATTTATAAGCGTTTAATTCTTCCCGAAGAAGATGACGACCGTATGCCCCCCAAAGGCAAACCACAACTAACCGAATCAGAAGTTCAGCTTATTCATTGGTGGATTGAACAAGGGGCAGGGGATTTTAACAAAAAAGTGGCCGAAGTTCCGCAAGACGATAAAGTGAAGATTGTTTTATCTAGTTTAACGAAAGAAGCAGACCCCAAAAATTCTGTAGCTGAAATTCCTGAAATTCCGAAGGCTAAGGTAAAGCTGCCGGACAATTCTGTGCTACAACAAATTAAAAACCTGGGGGTAGTAGTAAGTCCGCTTACCCGCGATAATAGCTACGTAGCCTTGAATATGGTTAACGCGCCAAATTTCTCAGACGCCGACATACAATTATTGGCTAAGTTAAGCGATAATATTATTTGGCTGGATATGTCGGAAACTAAAATTACGGACAATGGTTTGGTGCACTTAAAAAAGTTAAAAAATCTTACCCGCTTAAGCCTTGATCAAACGGCGGTATCCGACGCCGGCCTTTCAGCTATCCAATCACTAACCCATCTAAAATATTTAAACCTTTATGGCACCAAAGTTACGGATCAGGGGTTAAAAATATTAGCCAGTTGTAAAAGCTTGAAATCTATTTACTTATGGCAAACCAAGGTGACTTCGCAGGGAGTAGCCGCCTTACAAAAGCAAGTGGGCCAAGAAGTAGAGATTAACTTTGGTACCGATACTTTATAA